The Streptomyces sp. NBC_00102 genome segment GAGGTCTGCGGGCATGCGAGGGGCCGTCCTTCCCTAGGGTCTTGGGGACCGAAGCGCAACCGCTGTGGGCCGTGCTATGTCAGACTAGGCGTAAATATGACCTATATGTCGTATTCGACGTCCCCCGTCATCGGGGTGTTGTCCACAGGCGGTGGCTGAAGTCGCCCGTCGCGGACAGAATCGGGACGTGGGCACGACCGGCCCGGCCGGACGGTCACGGACGCACCGCCCGATGACCGCCCACCCCGATCCACCGGGAGGCAGAGTTGAGGACATCGACACTGGGACCCGCCGAGCGCGCCGAGGCGCTCGCCGCGATGGCCGAACACGAACTGGACGTACTGGTCGTCGGGGCGGGCGTGGTCGGCGCCGGGACGGCGCTGGACGCCGCCACCAGAGGACTCTCCACCGGACTGGTCGAGGCCCGCGACTGGGCCTCCGGCACCTCCAGCAGGTCCAGCAAGCTCATCCACGGCGGCCTGCGCTATCTGGAAATGCTCGACTTCGCCCTGGTCCGCGAGGCGCTCAAGGAACGCGGACTGCTGCTGGAACGCCTCGCCCCCCACCTCGTGAAGCCCGTGCCGTTCCTCTACCCCCTCCAGCACAAGGGCTGGGAGCGGCTGTACGCGGGCTCCGGCGTCGCCCTCTACGACGCGATGTCCCTCTCCTCCGGGCACGGACGAGGGCTCCCCGTCCACCGCCACCTCTCCCGCCGCCGCGCCCTGCGCGTGGCCCCCGCGCTCCGCAAGGACGCCCTGGTCGGAGCCCTCCAGTACTACGACGCCCAGATGGACGACGCCCGCTACACCGCCACCCTGGTGCGTACCGCCGTGAGCTACGGCGCGCACGCGGCGAACCGCGCCCGGGTGTCCGGATTCCTCCGGGAGGGCGAACGCGTCGTCGGCGCCCTGGTCGAGGACGTCGAGACCGGCGGCCGGTACGAGGTCAGGGCCAAGCAGGTGGTCAACGCGACCGGCGTGTGGACCGACGACACCCAGGCGCTGATCGCCGAACGCGGACAGTTCCACGTCCGCGCCTCCAAGGGCATCCACCTCGTCGTGCCCAAGGACCGCATCCACTCCTCGACCGGGCTGATCCTGCGGACCGAGAAATCCGTCCTCTTCGTGATCCCGTGGGGCCGCCACTGGATCGTCGGCACCACCGACACCGACTGGAGCCTCGACAAGGCCCACCCGGCCGCCTCCAGCGCCGACATCGACTACCTCCTCGAACACGTCAACACCGTGCTCGCCACCCCGCTGACCAGGGACGACGTCGAAGGCGTCTACGCCGGGCTGCGCCCGCTGCTGGCCGGTGAGTCCGACGCCACCAGCAAGCTCTCCCGCGAGCACACCGTCGCGCACCCGGTGCCCGGCCTGGTCGTGGTCGCGGGCGGCAAGTACACGACGTACCGGGTGATGGCGAAGGACGCCGTGGACGAGGCCGTGCACGGGCTCGACCAGCGGGTCGCCGAATGCGTCACGGAGGACGTACCGCTGCTCGGCGCCGAGGGGTACCGCGCCCTGTGGAACGCCCGCGCCCGGATCGCCGCCGCCACCGGGCTGCACGTCGTCCGGGTGGAGCACCTGCTCAACCGGTACGGCTCGCTGGCCGAGGAGCTTCTCGCGCTGATCGCCGAGGACCCGGCGCTGGGCGAGCCGCTGCCCGCCGCCGACGACTACCTGGCGGCCGAGATCGTCTACGCCGCTTCCCACGAGGGCGCCCGGCACCTGGACGACGTCCTCACCCGGCGGACCCGGATCTCCATCGAGACCTTCGACCGGGGTACCCTCAGCGCCCGCGTCTGCGCCGGGCTGATGGCCCCCGTGCTGGGCTGGGACGCTGACCGGGTCGACCGCGAGGTGGAGCACTACGAGAAGCGGGTCGAGGCCGAACGGGAGTCGCAGCGCCAGCCCGACGACCTGACGGCGGACGCGGCGCGGCTCGGCGCACCGGACATCGTGCCGATCTGACGGGACGTCGCACGCCCGGAGCGGGGGCCGCGACGGGGCCGCGCAGTGTCCCGGTGCGGCCCGCGCCCGCCCGCCGCACGGCCTGCCCGAGGCATGGGCGGGCGGCGAGCGGGCACCCGCTTCCAGATGGAGCACGCCTCCGGCGCACCGGTCCGGCGGGGTGCCGGGGCACCGCCCGAGGAGCCGTTCGCGGGCGCCCGGGGGCCGTACGGCGGAGCCCCTTCGGCGCTTTCCCGGGGCCGACCCAGGACCCGGGACCAGAACCGGTCCCGGGGTGAGGGACAATGAACGCTCTGCCAGGGCGGGTTGATCGCAGAGGGGACGCATGTCGGAGGCGGAGCAGGCAAACGGGCCCCAACGGGACACCGAGGGACGTCTTCTCGCGGGACGGTACCGGCTCGGAAAGGTGCTCGGCCGGGGCGGTATGGGTACCGTCTGG includes the following:
- a CDS encoding glycerol-3-phosphate dehydrogenase/oxidase; this encodes MRTSTLGPAERAEALAAMAEHELDVLVVGAGVVGAGTALDAATRGLSTGLVEARDWASGTSSRSSKLIHGGLRYLEMLDFALVREALKERGLLLERLAPHLVKPVPFLYPLQHKGWERLYAGSGVALYDAMSLSSGHGRGLPVHRHLSRRRALRVAPALRKDALVGALQYYDAQMDDARYTATLVRTAVSYGAHAANRARVSGFLREGERVVGALVEDVETGGRYEVRAKQVVNATGVWTDDTQALIAERGQFHVRASKGIHLVVPKDRIHSSTGLILRTEKSVLFVIPWGRHWIVGTTDTDWSLDKAHPAASSADIDYLLEHVNTVLATPLTRDDVEGVYAGLRPLLAGESDATSKLSREHTVAHPVPGLVVVAGGKYTTYRVMAKDAVDEAVHGLDQRVAECVTEDVPLLGAEGYRALWNARARIAAATGLHVVRVEHLLNRYGSLAEELLALIAEDPALGEPLPAADDYLAAEIVYAASHEGARHLDDVLTRRTRISIETFDRGTLSARVCAGLMAPVLGWDADRVDREVEHYEKRVEAERESQRQPDDLTADAARLGAPDIVPI